In Runella sp. SP2, the genomic window GAGAATCCCCGTAGGACCTCCCGAACTCCCCTGCGTCGCAAAGTGGTTGATGACGGGAATTTCGATGCCATCTAGGTAAAAAACGTTTTCGTTGGGGCCACCGCCACGGATGATGAGGTCATTACGAAAACCTCCCACCGAGCCTGCCGTTCCGCCTACACCTGGCAGTACCTGAATCACACGCGAAATGTCAAAGTTACCGCCTGGGTTGTTTTTGATTTCTTCAGTGGTGAGTTTTTGGATGGAATTGGGGGTTTCGACCGAAGCGACCGAGATAGAACGGTTATAGACAACTTTGGCTTCGGTCAACTGGACGGCTTCTTCTTCGAGGTCAAACGTAATTTGTTGGGCATTACCCGACGTAAGTACTACGTTGAATTTGGTGGCGGTTTTGTAGCCTACAAAAGACGCTTTGAGGTTGTAGCTTCCTACGGGGAGGGTAAGTTTAAACTTTCCGTCCACGTCGGTGGTAGTGCCTTGGGTGGTACCATCAATTTGTACCGTCACCCCGATAAGCGTTTCTTGGGTGCGTTTGTCGCGGACAGCCCCCAAAATGGTTCCTGTGCTTTGGGCAAACGCATTAGTGACACTAACGATGAGTAGTAGAGCGAATAGGTGTGTTTTCATGCGAATTTTAAAATGAGCAGTAAAAAACATTTATGATTTGATTTGTGTTAATTACTACGATAACATTCCAAATGAATTATTGTTTGTACGAAAACAAAATATTTTTCAAATTTTAGAATGTTTTTACTACTAAAAAATGAACTACGCACTATTACAAGAGCTGATTGGGCACTTAGCCAACTACGAAGCGCAGCGTTCACCGCTGCAACGGAAGGACATGGAGGGGTTTGTGGCGTACCTCAATCAACAAGTTTTTGCCAAATCATCAGACCCCGAATTAAAATTTGAAAATGGGGAAACGGTAGAGGTACTGTTGTCGCAGTTGGTGGCGTTTTTGTATCGCTATGCCAAAGGGTATATCAAAAAAGCGCTGGACTCTGCTCACCTGATTACGATTGACGATTTTTCGTATCTGGCGGGTATTTGGCAGACAGGCGGCTGCACCAAAACGGAGATTATTGACATGAACATTCACGAAAAAACCACGGGGATGGAAGTCATCAAGCGGTTATTGAATAATGGCCTCGTCGAACAAACCGACGACCCAAAAGACCGCCGAAGCAAACGGTTGTTGATTACGGCCAAAGGAATGGGGGTACTTTTTGGAACGTTTGAAGAAATGCGAAAAGCGAGTTTGATTATTGCAGGAACGCTCAATGAAATCGAAAAAATGCAGTTGTTGCACTTACTTCAAAAACTGCACTTTTTCCATAAACCGCTGTTTCTCAATGAACGCGAAACGGGTTTGGATGGGTTATTGAAAATCGTTGAAGGGGCAAAATAAATAAAGCCATAGTAGTGAGCTATGGCTTCATAAATACTTTTAAGCGTATTTTTCTCGAACTTGAAATAACAACCAGCCTCCGATTAGAAACGACAACGCAAGGCTAATCAGGTTGCTAAACAATCCTCCAATGCCTGCCAGATTAACAATACCGCTAACTAGGCTCAACAAGAAAAGATAGTACATATAATCCCAGCCTTTCTTTTGGCGCTTCATCAGTGGCGAAACGGCAAGCCCTTCCACAACTACCATAACCGCTAAAATGGCCATCGAAATCCAATAAACTCCCATATTACCAAAGGAAGCTAAACCGATGGCTGTTGCACCAGCTCCAATACCTAAAACTGCCAGTAACCCTAAGGCACCGAAAATGACAGCAATGATACAGAGGTACGGGGAGATTTTAACCAGAATTTCTTTTACGTTGTCAGGCAGTTGGGGGAATTTAGCAAATACGCCTGCGATTTCGTTTTCGAGGGGAAGTGGTTGTGCCATGTGATTGAAAAGGATAAGGTGATCGATTGTAGGTAGAGGGAAAAATTTATCGAACCTAACCCTTTTCAATCAAATAGTCAAGGAGTTATGAGTGTTTTTATTAGCTTTCGGTATATTCTCCTTCAAGTTTTGAAATAACTGCCGTTGCCACGGCATTTCCAGCTACCGAAGTGGCCGAACGCCCCATGTCTAAGAAGGGGTCAATACCGAGTAGCAATGCCAGCCCTTCGACGGGTAGGTTAAATTGTGCCAACGTTCCTGCAATCACCACCAACGAGGCACGTGGTACACCCGCAATTCCTTTGGAAGTAATCATCAGGGTAAGCAGCATGGCGATTTGTTGCTGAATGGTGAGCGGAATGCCGTAAGCTTGGGCAATAAAACCCGTTGCAAAAGTCATATACATCATCGAGCCATCAAGGTTGAAAGAATAACCCAACGGCAGCACAAATCCAATGATACGCTGACTACAACCAAATTTTTCCAAAGCAGTAATTTGTTGCGGCAAAGAAGCCTCTGAACTTGCCGTACTGAAAGTCAGAATCATCGAATCTTTGACGTGCGCCAACAGTTTGAGGTACGGGATTTTCATGACAAGGCAAATTGCCCACAAAACCCCGAAAATAAAGAAAAGCAGACCACCGAAGAAACACACCATTAGGTAGGCATACGAAATCAAAATGCCGAGTCCTTTCATGGCCACTACGCCTGTCATTGCCCCTAAGACGGCAAAAGGAGCTAATTCCATCACGTACCCAACAATTTTAAATACTACCTCCGAAAGGCTTTCAATGGCTTTGATGAGTTTTTTGCCGTGCTCTCCTACAGCGCCCAAAGCAATCCCAAAAAACAACGAAAAGACCACAATTTGGAGGATTTCGTTTTCGGAAAGGGCTTTAAAAAAGCTATCAGGGAAGATGTGCAAAATAAAATCTTCGACGGTTTTCATCGACTTGCCCGTCACACCCGTGTCGGTACCCGCGGCAGGACGAGGCCACTGTTGCACTTCGCCAGGCCGAGTTACATTCACGACCAATAGACCTACAAGCAGGGATAAGATGGTGGCGAAATAAAAATATAATAGGGTTTTGATACCAATACGACCCACGACTTTAAAATCGCCGAGTTTGGCTA contains:
- a CDS encoding MarR family winged helix-turn-helix transcriptional regulator; amino-acid sequence: MNYALLQELIGHLANYEAQRSPLQRKDMEGFVAYLNQQVFAKSSDPELKFENGETVEVLLSQLVAFLYRYAKGYIKKALDSAHLITIDDFSYLAGIWQTGGCTKTEIIDMNIHEKTTGMEVIKRLLNNGLVEQTDDPKDRRSKRLLITAKGMGVLFGTFEEMRKASLIIAGTLNEIEKMQLLHLLQKLHFFHKPLFLNERETGLDGLLKIVEGAK
- a CDS encoding dicarboxylate/amino acid:cation symporter; this encodes MKLNITTKIVIGFILGVVIGQILHSTMDAEQAAEISKKFQILSKVFLKLIKMIVGPLVFCTLAVGVAKLGDFKVVGRIGIKTLLYFYFATILSLLVGLLVVNVTRPGEVQQWPRPAAGTDTGVTGKSMKTVEDFILHIFPDSFFKALSENEILQIVVFSLFFGIALGAVGEHGKKLIKAIESLSEVVFKIVGYVMELAPFAVLGAMTGVVAMKGLGILISYAYLMVCFFGGLLFFIFGVLWAICLVMKIPYLKLLAHVKDSMILTFSTASSEASLPQQITALEKFGCSQRIIGFVLPLGYSFNLDGSMMYMTFATGFIAQAYGIPLTIQQQIAMLLTLMITSKGIAGVPRASLVVIAGTLAQFNLPVEGLALLLGIDPFLDMGRSATSVAGNAVATAVISKLEGEYTES